One window of Fusobacterium sp. IOR10 genomic DNA carries:
- a CDS encoding acetyl-CoA carboxylase carboxyltransferase subunit alpha, translated as MKFENELFEIENKIEELKQFSEDKNINLDDEIEKLDKKYEKKAKEVYSNLSDWEKVFIARNSERPNSVEYINGITDDFVELHGDRLFGDDGAIVGGLCKISGEKFMVIGIQKGRGMDEKLHSNFGMASPEGYRKALRLMRTAERFSIPVLTLIDTAGAYPGLEAEERGQGEAIARNLMEMSGLKTQIIAVIIGEGGSGGALALAVADKVMMFEHSVYSVISPEGCAAILFKDGNLSEKAAKNLKISAQNLKKLEIIDEIIPEPLGGAHKNKECSEINLKKAVLSSIQELKKIDMDTLLENRYNKYRKIGIFIEE; from the coding sequence GTGAAATTTGAAAACGAACTTTTTGAAATAGAAAATAAAATAGAAGAATTAAAGCAGTTTTCTGAAGATAAAAATATTAATTTAGATGATGAAATTGAAAAATTAGATAAAAAATATGAAAAGAAAGCTAAAGAAGTATATTCAAATCTGAGTGATTGGGAAAAAGTTTTTATAGCTAGAAATTCTGAAAGACCAAATTCAGTTGAATATATAAATGGTATAACAGATGATTTTGTAGAACTACATGGAGACAGACTTTTTGGTGATGATGGAGCAATTGTAGGTGGATTATGCAAAATATCTGGAGAAAAGTTTATGGTTATAGGAATACAAAAGGGAAGAGGTATGGATGAGAAACTTCATAGTAACTTTGGGATGGCTAGTCCTGAAGGGTATAGAAAGGCTCTTAGGCTCATGAGAACAGCTGAAAGGTTCTCCATACCAGTACTAACACTAATAGATACAGCAGGAGCTTATCCTGGCTTAGAAGCTGAAGAAAGAGGACAAGGAGAAGCGATAGCTAGAAATCTAATGGAAATGTCAGGGTTGAAGACACAAATAATAGCTGTAATAATAGGTGAAGGGGGAAGTGGTGGAGCTTTAGCCCTTGCAGTGGCAGATAAAGTTATGATGTTTGAACATTCTGTTTATTCAGTTATTTCCCCAGAGGGATGCGCAGCTATACTTTTTAAAGATGGAAATTTATCTGAAAAAGCTGCAAAGAATTTAAAAATATCAGCTCAAAATTTAAAAAAATTAGAAATAATAGATGAAATAATACCAGAGCCATTAGGTGGAGCTCATAAAAATAAAGAATGCTCAGAAATTAATCTTAAAAAAGCAGTATTATCATCAATTCAAGAGTTAAAAAAAATAGATATGGATACTTTATTAGAAAATAGATATAATAAATATAGAAAGATAGGTATATTTATAGAAGAGTAA
- the accD gene encoding acetyl-CoA carboxylase, carboxyltransferase subunit beta, whose translation MRFFSLRKKKYATLTVKDSDQTSTVIEKEKNGITEEVSELWEKCPECGEITIKKDIGRNLKKCPQCGYYYKMTAEERMNLLIDENTFEEKDKNLETKDFLEFEGYEKKIEKSKEKTKMNEGVLSGIGNILGIKVSIAIMDFNFLGGSMGSVVGEKITRALERGLKEKLPVVIVASSGGARMYEGIVSLMQMAKTSAAVEKLKQAGIPFISIPVNPTTGGVTASFAMLGDIIITEPNALIGFAGQRVIEETIKQKLPKGFQRSEFLLKHGMVDMIVKREDMKETVAKILSNIL comes from the coding sequence ATGAGATTTTTTTCTCTAAGAAAGAAAAAGTACGCAACATTGACAGTTAAGGATTCAGATCAAACTAGTACAGTAATAGAAAAAGAAAAAAATGGAATAACAGAAGAGGTATCAGAATTATGGGAAAAATGTCCAGAGTGTGGAGAGATAACAATAAAAAAGGATATAGGTAGAAATTTAAAAAAATGTCCTCAATGTGGTTATTATTATAAAATGACTGCAGAAGAAAGGATGAATTTATTAATTGATGAAAATACATTTGAGGAAAAGGATAAAAACTTAGAAACTAAAGATTTTTTAGAATTTGAAGGTTATGAAAAAAAGATAGAAAAGTCAAAAGAAAAAACAAAGATGAATGAAGGGGTATTGTCTGGAATAGGAAATATTTTAGGTATAAAAGTAAGTATAGCTATTATGGATTTTAATTTTTTGGGTGGAAGTATGGGATCTGTTGTTGGTGAAAAAATAACAAGAGCATTAGAAAGAGGACTAAAAGAAAAATTGCCAGTGGTTATTGTTGCTAGTTCAGGGGGAGCTAGGATGTATGAAGGAATAGTTTCTTTAATGCAAATGGCTAAAACCTCAGCAGCTGTTGAAAAATTAAAACAAGCTGGGATTCCATTTATATCAATTCCAGTAAATCCTACAACAGGTGGAGTGACAGCTTCCTTTGCAATGTTAGGAGATATAATAATAACTGAACCTAATGCACTAATAGGGTTTGCAGGTCAAAGAGTTATAGAAGAAACTATTAAGCAAAAATTACCAAAAGGATTTCAAAGAAGTGAATTTTTGTTGAAACATGGAATGGTTGATATGATTGTTAAAAGAGAAGATATGAAAGAGACAGTTGCTAAAATTTTAAGCAATATCTTGTAG
- a CDS encoding chorismate mutase → MIIINKNLTNLRLELDNIDNKIAKLILERINIVKQVGHIKKQEKNNFYVPNREDEIISKISSNYPELNISIIKAIFTEIISACRSYEKIFNIAIQNNSLSRTATQKIFGSFCNTYIFSDLKEINLKDTDYVILTLDDYYGKLVEINLNFLLLKKISVENIEFCLLQSNKK, encoded by the coding sequence GTGATTATCATTAATAAAAATTTAACAAACTTACGGCTTGAACTAGATAATATCGACAATAAAATAGCTAAACTTATTTTAGAAAGAATTAACATTGTTAAACAAGTTGGCCACATAAAAAAACAAGAAAAAAATAATTTCTATGTTCCTAATAGAGAAGATGAAATAATATCTAAAATTTCTTCAAATTATCCTGAATTAAATATTTCTATAATTAAAGCTATCTTTACAGAAATAATTTCTGCTTGTAGAAGTTATGAAAAAATTTTTAATATAGCCATCCAAAATAATTCTTTATCTAGAACCGCTACTCAAAAAATATTTGGTTCTTTTTGCAATACTTATATTTTTTCAGATTTAAAAGAAATTAATTTAAAAGATACTGACTATGTTATCCTTACTTTAGATGATTATTATGGTAAATTAGTTGAAATTAATTTAAATTTTTTATTACTAAAAAAAATATCTGTAGAAAACATTGAATTTTGCCTATTACAAAGCAATAAAAAATAA